Proteins from a genomic interval of Nasonia vitripennis strain AsymCx chromosome 3, Nvit_psr_1.1, whole genome shotgun sequence:
- the LOC103315932 gene encoding uncharacterized protein LOC103315932, giving the protein MADEEVIKILDDLGLEDLVETFKHNKITMGILPKMNETLINALIPAIGDRAVFLDFWNKNFNKNQSNEGSSEKASKKRKERNHDNASSSGPPAKKVSNEENNSIVINKPLSNSVFAVETMKPLDTLFEESDLGRQVVRKYELKNELENSDRSKVCNVIITDLVNRKIRLRNETAAVLAKMIVKKFPTEVESVYYRPPVSKIKNVTKSGGQNRSKPSGGKLMSMFRNRKHEETKLSKLLLKEKDDKDKITQTANESNDQASIQESVDWLSVNVVPWELVIEHWKKTCKIRCDEFKNSKDKNLTNFYKSWKLYEHVQGYELISIDFEYLKLTKMLLNIELWKKFFDILRKNSQVNQRDSTAVSLEQKLASKNISENAMVLMSLSLIAHLYPPKQMKKINKESFRPSIGLSKESIFKIASTPSDMLLVKEKARVYASERKMPLQPYIIIIGSVEDVQDTYVCIDERLYKVRGVLHALDTCFKAFHVFDLEYPTASTHLWLLIQKGIYQIHLPYDQEIASIQHGPSKLVDKMSTKKHAADDDSKDEEDEEKNEEDSDDDTESENDDSS; this is encoded by the exons ATGGCGGACGAAGAGGTTATTAAAATATTGGACGATTTAGGGCTGGAAGATTTGGTGGAAACTTTCAAAC ataACAAGATAACTATGGGTATCTTACCAAAAATGAATGAAACTTTAATAAACGCCTTGATACCAGCCATAGGTGATCGAGCTGTATTTCTCGATTTTTggaataagaattttaataaaaatcagtCTAATGAAGGTAGCAGTGAAAAAGCAAGTAAAAAAAGG aAAGAACGAAATCATGATAATGCTAGTAGCTCAGGTCCTCCAGCTAAAAAGGTTTCCAACGAAGAAAATAATAGCATCGTTATAAACAAACCTTTAAGCAACAGCGTTTTTGCTGTAGAAACAATGAAACCTTTGGATACCTTGTTTGAAGAAAGTGATTTAGGTAGACAAGTAGTTCGAAAATATGAACTCAAGAATGAGCTAGAGAATAGCGACAGAAGTAAGGTTTGCAATGTCATTATCACTGACTTagtcaatagaaaaataag GTTGAGGAACGAAACTGCAGCAGTTCTTGCTAAGatgattgtaaaaaaatttcctACAGAAGTAGAGTCAGTATATTACAGACCCCCTGTTTCCAAAATTAAAAACGTAACAAAATCAGGTGGTCAAAATCGATCAAAACCATCAGGTGGAAAATTAATGAGTATGTTTAGAAACAGAAAACACGAAGAAACGAAATTATCCAAATTATTACTCAAAGAAAAGGATGATAAAGATAAGATAACGCAGACTGCTAATG aatcTAATGATCAAGCTTCAATTCAAGAAAGTGTGGATTGGTTATCCGTTAATGTTGTACCATGGGAACTCGTAATTGAGCATTGGAAAAAAACCTGCAAAATACGTTGCGACGAGTTTAAAAActcaaaagataaaaatttaaccaatttttataaatcctggAAATTATACGAGCATGTCCAAGGATATGAATTGATAAGTATTGATTTTGAGTACTTGAAGCTCacaaaaatgttattaaataTAGAACTTTGGAAAAAGTTCTTTgacattttgagaaaaaattcgCAAGTGAATCAAAGAGATTCAACCGCTGTCAGCTTGGAACAAAAACTTGCTTCTAAGAATATCTCTGAAA ATGCGATGGTGCTTATGAGTTTAAGTTTAATTGCGCACTTGTACCCACCTAAGCAAATGAAGAAGATCAACAAAGAATCCTTCAGGCCATCGATAGGACTTTCAAAAGAGAGCATTTTTAAGATAGCAAGT aCCCCTAGTGATATGCTACTGGTGAAAGAAAAAGCTAGAGTGTATGCATCTGAGCGTAAAATGCCTCTTCAAccgtatataataattataggaTCAGTTGAAGATGTCCAGGATACATATGTGTGTATTGACGAGAGGTTATATAAAGTTAGAGGAGTACTACATGCCTTAGATACATGCTTTAAAGCATTCCATGTTTTTGATTTGGAGTATCCAACAGCCAGTACTCATTTGTGGTTATTAATCCAAAAAGGCATCTATCAAATTCATTTACCTTATGATCAAGAGATAGCTTCCATTCAACATGGACCAAGCAAATTAGTTGATAAGATGAGCACAAAGAAGCATGCTGCTGATGATGATTCCAAAGACGAAGaggatgaagaaaaaaacgaagaagacAGTGACGACGATACAGAAAGTGAAAACGACGACTCATCTTAA